The following are encoded together in the Macrobrachium rosenbergii isolate ZJJX-2024 chromosome 21, ASM4041242v1, whole genome shotgun sequence genome:
- the LOC136849973 gene encoding sperm-associated antigen 1-like isoform X1, translating into MPLQNESSLLQSFDLKVEQLDYSYVRGCNDKRTLERIIRVLRSGQEGSYPDLLRFTEDRLASLHPQSRVLIADKPAARVSDLPLNELNAIREDLRQWTLDIKEREEELTRYEVIRAPMPPVRNAQGDTPPVTITEGEETKPHQLTIEERDSLLASGDEYLRIGDILQASLQFQKVLASEPFNQEALKGMAVIHDSPKTAPKGGRKIVIEEIL; encoded by the exons ATGCCTCTCCAAAATGAATCTTCGTTATTGCAAAGCTTCGATCTAAAG GTCGAGCAGTTGGATTACAGCTACGTGAGGGGCTGTAACGACAAAAGGACGCTGGAGAGGATCATCAGAGTCCTCAGGTCAGGCCAAGAGGGATCCTATCCAGATTTGCTGAG GTTTACGGAAGATCGCCTGGCGTCTCTCCACCCCCAAAGTCGAGTGTTGATCGCAGACAAGCCAGCCGCCAGGGTGTCAGATCTTCCTTTAAATGA ACTCAACGCCATCCGAGAGGACCTGAGGCAATGGACTCTGgacataaaagaaagagaagaagaactgACCCGATACGAGGTCATCAGAGCGCCCATGCCTCCTGTCCGCAATGCCCAAG GAGACACGCCTCCGGTCACCATCACCGAAGGAGAGGAGACCAAACCGCACCAACTGACGATCGAAGAAAGGGATTCCTTACTTGCATCAGGTGACGAGTACCTCCGGATTGGCGACATCCTCCAGGCGTCGCTGCAGTTCCAGAAGGTCTTGGCAAGCGAGCCCTTCAACCAGGAGGCCCTGAAGGGCATGGCAGTCATCCACGACAGTCCGAAGACGGCTCCGAAGGGCGGCAGGAAGATCGTCATTGAGGAGATACTCTGA
- the LOC136849973 gene encoding sperm-associated antigen 1-like isoform X2, with amino-acid sequence MPLQNESSLLQSFDLKVEQLDYSYVRGCNDKRTLERIIRVLRFTEDRLASLHPQSRVLIADKPAARVSDLPLNELNAIREDLRQWTLDIKEREEELTRYEVIRAPMPPVRNAQGDTPPVTITEGEETKPHQLTIEERDSLLASGDEYLRIGDILQASLQFQKVLASEPFNQEALKGMAVIHDSPKTAPKGGRKIVIEEIL; translated from the exons ATGCCTCTCCAAAATGAATCTTCGTTATTGCAAAGCTTCGATCTAAAG GTCGAGCAGTTGGATTACAGCTACGTGAGGGGCTGTAACGACAAAAGGACGCTGGAGAGGATCATCAGAGTCCTCAG GTTTACGGAAGATCGCCTGGCGTCTCTCCACCCCCAAAGTCGAGTGTTGATCGCAGACAAGCCAGCCGCCAGGGTGTCAGATCTTCCTTTAAATGA ACTCAACGCCATCCGAGAGGACCTGAGGCAATGGACTCTGgacataaaagaaagagaagaagaactgACCCGATACGAGGTCATCAGAGCGCCCATGCCTCCTGTCCGCAATGCCCAAG GAGACACGCCTCCGGTCACCATCACCGAAGGAGAGGAGACCAAACCGCACCAACTGACGATCGAAGAAAGGGATTCCTTACTTGCATCAGGTGACGAGTACCTCCGGATTGGCGACATCCTCCAGGCGTCGCTGCAGTTCCAGAAGGTCTTGGCAAGCGAGCCCTTCAACCAGGAGGCCCTGAAGGGCATGGCAGTCATCCACGACAGTCCGAAGACGGCTCCGAAGGGCGGCAGGAAGATCGTCATTGAGGAGATACTCTGA